A single Candidatus Liberibacter asiaticus DNA region contains:
- the rpoZ gene encoding DNA-directed RNA polymerase subunit omega, translating into MARTTVEDCIDKVDNRFLLVLLASHRTRHLSQGAKPTVDVGKDKNTVVALREIASGTLSPDDLEEDFIHSLQKHVEIDEPDSPTENSDFSWHKPEALSFGQMSEGDLLEGINNIVTPDKRDD; encoded by the coding sequence ATGGCACGTACTACTGTAGAAGATTGTATTGATAAGGTAGATAACCGATTCCTGCTCGTTCTTCTGGCGAGCCATCGTACAAGGCATCTATCCCAGGGAGCAAAACCGACAGTTGACGTTGGGAAGGATAAGAATACGGTCGTAGCGTTGCGCGAGATTGCAAGTGGTACTTTGTCGCCAGATGATCTTGAAGAGGATTTTATTCATTCTCTTCAAAAGCATGTTGAGATTGATGAACCTGATAGTCCTACTGAGAATTCTGATTTCTCATGGCACAAGCCGGAGGCTTTGTCATTTGGGCAAATGTCAGAAGGAGATCTCTTAGAAGGGATCAATAATATAGTCACTCCTGATAAGAGAGATGATTGA
- the acpS gene encoding holo-ACP synthase — MIIGIGSDIVSIQRISRLLQSFNRKFESRCFSSLEQDVCDLSCNRVASYAKRFAAKEAFSKAIGTGISKGVSWKDIEVCHFPGGKPYISISGRASDVLSSLVPKGYKPVVHLTISDDFPFAQAFVVIESLLI; from the coding sequence ATGATTATAGGTATAGGTAGTGATATCGTTAGTATTCAGCGTATTAGTAGGTTGTTGCAGAGTTTTAATAGAAAATTTGAGTCGCGTTGTTTTTCTTCATTGGAACAAGATGTTTGTGATCTTTCTTGCAATCGTGTTGCTTCGTATGCAAAGCGTTTTGCGGCTAAAGAGGCATTTTCTAAAGCTATCGGTACTGGGATATCTAAGGGAGTTTCATGGAAAGATATAGAAGTTTGTCATTTCCCTGGAGGGAAACCTTATATTTCTATTTCAGGTCGCGCTTCCGATGTACTTTCTTCTCTTGTTCCTAAAGGATATAAGCCGGTGGTCCATCTAACAATAAGCGATGATTTCCCTTTTGCTCAAGCGTTTGTTGTTATAGAATCTCTTTTGATATGA
- the lepB gene encoding signal peptidase I yields MWIAKKWTCSIFGSDTLKSILQALFFAILIRTFLFQPSVIPSGSMIPTLLVGDYIIVNKFSYGYSKYSFPFSYNLFNGRIFNNQPRRGDVVVFRYPKDPSIDYVKRVIGLPGDRISLEKGIIYINGAPVVRHMEGYFSYHYKEDWSSNVPIFQEKLSNGVLYNVLSQDFLAPSSNISEFLVPKGHYFMMGDNRDKSKDSRWVEVGFVPEENLVGRASFVLFSIGGDTPFSKVWLWIPNMRWDRLFKIL; encoded by the coding sequence ATGTGGATAGCAAAAAAATGGACATGCAGTATATTCGGGAGTGATACTCTGAAATCAATTCTGCAAGCCTTATTTTTTGCTATTTTGATTCGAACTTTTTTATTTCAACCTTCTGTTATTCCGAGTGGATCTATGATACCCACTCTTTTGGTGGGGGATTATATTATTGTTAATAAGTTTTCTTATGGTTATTCCAAATACTCTTTTCCTTTTTCGTATAATTTGTTTAATGGGCGTATCTTTAATAACCAACCGCGGCGAGGAGATGTAGTGGTTTTTCGTTATCCGAAGGATCCATCTATTGATTACGTGAAGAGAGTAATTGGCTTGCCTGGCGATAGAATATCGCTTGAAAAGGGTATTATATACATTAATGGTGCACCGGTTGTACGCCATATGGAAGGATATTTTTCGTATCACTATAAAGAAGATTGGAGTAGTAATGTCCCTATTTTTCAAGAAAAATTGAGTAATGGTGTGTTATATAACGTTCTTTCTCAAGATTTTTTAGCGCCTAGTAGTAATATATCGGAATTTTTGGTTCCGAAAGGGCATTACTTTATGATGGGCGATAATCGTGATAAATCTAAAGATAGTCGTTGGGTCGAAGTTGGTTTTGTACCAGAAGAAAATCTCGTAGGACGGGCTAGTTTTGTTCTGTTTTCTATTGGGGGTGATACTCCATTTAGTAAAGTATGGCTTTGGATTCCGAATATGCGTTGGGATAGGTTATTTAAGATTTTGTGA
- the rnc gene encoding ribonuclease III — protein sequence MSALRYSTLEKRIGYAFANRSLLEKALTHSSISHSYQESYERLEFLGDRILGLLISTLLFNHFDSAKEGELSVRFNSLVSAETCSQVARELDLASFIRVSSDLRKDVCSFMTSIQADVVESLIAALYLDGGIEVAGTFVDKYWKQRALKSGKFRRDAKTELQEWAHAKFGVTPEYKVTFRSGPDHDPRFTVVVEISGLAPAQGMDCSKRAAEQVAAAEVLKREGIWT from the coding sequence ATGTCGGCATTGCGATATTCAACTCTAGAAAAACGGATAGGTTATGCTTTTGCTAATAGATCTTTATTAGAAAAGGCATTGACTCATTCCAGTATTTCTCATTCATATCAAGAAAGTTATGAACGACTGGAATTTCTGGGTGATCGAATTCTTGGTCTTTTGATATCGACATTGTTGTTTAATCATTTTGATTCTGCCAAAGAAGGAGAGCTTTCCGTTCGCTTTAATTCTTTAGTGAGTGCAGAAACTTGTTCCCAAGTAGCAAGAGAATTAGATCTTGCTTCCTTTATTCGTGTGAGTTCTGATCTCAGAAAAGACGTTTGCAGTTTTATGACGAGTATTCAAGCTGATGTTGTAGAAAGCTTAATTGCTGCTCTCTATCTTGATGGCGGTATTGAAGTTGCGGGCACTTTCGTAGATAAATATTGGAAACAACGTGCTCTTAAAAGTGGAAAGTTTCGTCGTGATGCTAAAACTGAATTGCAAGAGTGGGCGCATGCAAAATTTGGAGTAACCCCAGAATATAAAGTAACTTTTCGTTCTGGTCCCGACCATGATCCACGTTTCACGGTAGTAGTTGAGATTTCGGGACTTGCTCCTGCTCAAGGGATGGATTGTTCAAAAAGAGCGGCAGAGCAAGTAGCTGCTGCAGAAGTTTTGAAGCGTGAGGGGATTTGGACGTGA
- the era gene encoding GTPase Era: protein MEMGEITFFNEHKDFVQDNSRSGCVALVGATNAGKSTLVNRFVGAKVSIVTHKVQTTRSIVRGIVSEKESQIVFLDTPGIFNAKDSYHKLMIRLSWSTIKHADIVCLVVDSHRELKVNIHDLLKEIAKRSSRLILILNKIDCVKPERLLEQAEIANKLVFIEKTFMVSATKGHGCDDVLNYLCSTLPLAPWVYSADQISDLPMFHFTAEITREKLFLHLHKEIPYSSCVVTEKWEEKKDGSILIRQVIYVERPSQKKIMLGKNGQNIKTISLEAKKEIAEILEQPVHLILFVKVQKDWGHDPKCCPQREIF from the coding sequence ATGGAGATGGGTGAAATTACTTTTTTTAATGAACACAAAGATTTCGTCCAAGATAATAGTAGATCAGGATGTGTAGCATTAGTTGGGGCAACGAACGCTGGCAAGTCTACGCTTGTTAATCGCTTCGTTGGAGCAAAAGTTTCTATTGTCACACACAAAGTACAAACGACACGTTCAATTGTAAGGGGAATCGTTTCGGAAAAAGAATCGCAAATCGTATTTCTTGATACTCCTGGGATTTTTAATGCCAAAGATTCGTATCATAAGCTCATGATTCGTTTATCTTGGAGTACAATCAAGCATGCAGATATTGTTTGCCTCGTTGTGGATAGTCATCGTGAGTTGAAAGTTAATATACATGATCTTTTAAAAGAAATCGCGAAACGTTCAAGTCGATTGATTTTAATTTTGAATAAAATTGATTGTGTAAAGCCAGAGCGCTTGCTCGAACAAGCTGAAATAGCAAATAAGTTAGTATTTATAGAAAAGACTTTTATGGTATCGGCAACGAAAGGTCATGGATGTGATGATGTTTTGAATTATTTATGTTCAACATTACCTTTAGCCCCTTGGGTTTATTCTGCGGATCAGATTTCTGATCTTCCTATGTTTCATTTTACGGCAGAAATTACGCGGGAGAAATTATTTTTGCATTTGCATAAAGAAATTCCGTATTCTTCCTGTGTAGTTACTGAAAAATGGGAAGAAAAAAAAGATGGTTCCATATTAATACGGCAGGTGATTTATGTAGAGCGGCCTAGTCAAAAAAAGATTATGCTGGGAAAAAATGGGCAAAATATCAAAACGATTTCTTTAGAAGCAAAGAAAGAAATAGCAGAAATACTAGAACAACCTGTTCATTTGATCCTTTTTGTTAAGGTACAAAAAGATTGGGGGCATGATCCGAAATGTTGTCCACAGAGAGAAATTTTTTGA
- the glmU gene encoding bifunctional UDP-N-acetylglucosamine diphosphorylase/glucosamine-1-phosphate N-acetyltransferase GlmU produces MKRKRLAIVLAAGRGHRMKSSSSKVLQKIAGKPMISHVMETIAAAGIENVALVLGYGAEEITRINFPPTLSVEYYIQDCQQGTAHAVLTAQDAIKPGYDDVIIMYGDVPLVSSHTLKKAMDKIAQGYSIAVVGFNADNPKGYGRLLIKNNEIIAIREENDATDEERKIHYCNSGLMAIDGLYIMDWLLQIKKNKVSQEYYLTDIIEKARLDGKSIASIDVKEQEVCGCNNRYELSLIENIWQSRYRRQMMISGVTMIAPETVFLSHDTIIQPDTVIEPHVFFGCGVSIENYVQIRAFSYLEGVHIGKKTIIGPFARIRQETTIEKNVRIGNFCEVKKATIKEGSKINHLSYVGDSVVGKNVNIGAGTITCNYDGTHKYKTHINENAFIGSNSSLIAPITIGQGTYVASGSIITQDTPENSLVFARSRQIVKEDGALSMRKKK; encoded by the coding sequence ATGAAACGTAAACGTCTTGCTATTGTGCTTGCTGCAGGTAGAGGGCATCGTATGAAGTCTTCTTCCTCTAAGGTGTTACAGAAAATTGCTGGGAAACCTATGATTTCCCATGTTATGGAAACCATCGCTGCAGCAGGTATTGAAAACGTTGCTTTGGTTCTAGGATATGGAGCAGAAGAAATTACAAGGATTAATTTTCCTCCTACGTTATCAGTCGAGTATTATATTCAAGATTGCCAACAAGGGACTGCACATGCCGTTTTGACAGCACAGGATGCTATAAAGCCAGGATACGATGATGTTATTATCATGTATGGTGATGTACCACTGGTTTCTTCTCATACTTTGAAAAAAGCAATGGATAAAATAGCCCAAGGATATTCTATCGCAGTCGTTGGATTTAATGCGGATAATCCTAAGGGATATGGGCGTTTATTGATAAAAAATAATGAAATAATAGCTATTCGTGAAGAAAACGATGCTACAGATGAAGAAAGAAAAATTCATTATTGTAATAGTGGATTAATGGCTATTGATGGCTTGTATATCATGGATTGGCTTCTCCAAATTAAGAAAAACAAAGTATCACAGGAGTACTACCTCACAGATATTATTGAAAAAGCACGATTGGATGGGAAAAGTATTGCGAGTATTGATGTTAAGGAACAAGAAGTATGCGGTTGTAATAATCGTTATGAGTTGTCTTTAATCGAAAACATCTGGCAATCACGTTATCGTCGCCAGATGATGATATCAGGTGTGACAATGATCGCTCCAGAAACAGTGTTTCTTTCTCACGATACTATTATTCAACCAGATACTGTCATTGAACCGCATGTTTTTTTCGGATGTGGTGTCAGCATTGAAAATTATGTACAGATACGTGCATTTTCATATTTAGAAGGAGTACATATTGGTAAAAAAACCATTATCGGTCCTTTTGCTCGTATAAGACAGGAAACTACAATAGAAAAAAATGTCCGGATAGGAAATTTTTGTGAGGTAAAAAAGGCTACTATTAAAGAAGGAAGTAAAATTAATCACCTCAGTTATGTCGGCGATAGTGTAGTAGGGAAAAATGTTAACATAGGAGCAGGTACTATTACCTGTAATTATGATGGTACCCATAAATATAAAACGCATATAAATGAGAATGCTTTCATAGGATCTAATTCTTCTTTAATCGCTCCTATTACTATTGGTCAAGGTACTTATGTAGCATCTGGAAGCATTATTACGCAAGATACTCCGGAAAATTCGCTCGTATTCGCTCGATCTCGGCAGATTGTCAAGGAAGATGGTGCTTTGTCAATGCGAAAAAAAAAGTAG
- the glmS gene encoding glutamine--fructose-6-phosphate transaminase (isomerizing): MCGIVGIVGRESVGERLFKALKRLEYRGYDSSGMATICDGKIQCVRAQGKLSELEKELNKKPLKGNIGIAHTRWATHGLPNKENSHPHCIEGIAVTHNGIIENFSRLKKEHFSSQQVFLTETDTEVIACLLEKFIKNGSSKKETMQKLMQCLTGSYSIAVIFEDDPHSIIVARKGPPLIIGHGEGEMFVGSDVTALTLLTDKVTYMEDGDWAIIRNSGLTIYDSQGYEIERPIQIVQIAPFLIGKGNYRHFMEKEIYEQPEAISRVLSHYINLSDHTIIPNIFNYDFANISGLLVSSCGTSYLAGLVGKFWFERLARLKVEIDVSSEFRYRDFVYSSKWASLFISQSGETADTLASLRYMRTQGLTIGSLVNVLESTIARESDFIFPIKAGPEIGVASTKAFTCQLLVLVIMAIYAGKVRGYINEEQERELIRSLVEIPRKMFDVLQNIYSQIEKLCCGLAKCQTLLYVGRGSSYPLALEGALKIKEISYLHAEGYAAGELKHGPIALITEGTFVIAIAPYDRFFQKTLSNIQEIVTRGGRVIFITDEEGLKRQDFPSIETIVLPSMGEIVSPIVFSLPIQMIAYCTAVLIGTDVDQPRNLAKSVTVE; the protein is encoded by the coding sequence ATGTGTGGCATCGTTGGAATTGTTGGAAGAGAATCTGTGGGCGAACGTCTTTTTAAGGCACTCAAACGCCTTGAATATCGCGGATATGATTCTTCTGGAATGGCAACAATTTGTGATGGGAAAATTCAGTGTGTGCGTGCACAAGGAAAACTATCTGAATTAGAGAAAGAATTGAATAAAAAGCCATTAAAAGGTAACATAGGTATTGCTCATACCCGTTGGGCGACGCATGGTTTGCCTAACAAAGAAAATTCTCATCCTCACTGCATTGAGGGAATAGCTGTTACGCATAATGGTATTATTGAAAATTTTTCTCGTCTGAAAAAAGAACATTTTTCTTCCCAACAAGTCTTCCTAACCGAAACCGATACAGAAGTTATTGCTTGTCTTTTAGAAAAATTTATCAAAAATGGCTCGAGCAAAAAAGAAACAATGCAAAAACTAATGCAATGTTTGACAGGATCGTACTCTATAGCTGTTATTTTTGAAGATGATCCTCATTCTATTATCGTTGCTCGCAAGGGTCCTCCTTTAATTATTGGGCATGGAGAAGGGGAGATGTTCGTTGGATCAGATGTAACAGCACTTACCTTATTGACCGATAAAGTAACATATATGGAAGATGGTGATTGGGCTATTATTCGTAATTCTGGGTTAACAATTTATGATTCGCAAGGTTATGAAATAGAGAGGCCGATTCAGATAGTGCAAATTGCTCCTTTTCTTATAGGGAAAGGCAACTATCGCCATTTCATGGAAAAAGAGATTTATGAGCAGCCAGAAGCGATTTCCCGCGTTCTCAGTCACTATATCAACCTCTCGGATCATACAATTATTCCCAATATTTTTAATTATGATTTTGCCAATATATCAGGTTTGCTTGTTTCTTCTTGTGGAACATCTTATCTAGCGGGATTAGTAGGAAAATTTTGGTTTGAACGGTTGGCAAGATTAAAGGTTGAAATTGATGTTTCATCAGAATTTCGTTATCGCGATTTCGTGTATTCATCAAAATGGGCTTCTTTATTTATTTCTCAATCAGGGGAAACAGCAGATACCTTAGCATCACTGCGTTATATGCGGACACAGGGTTTAACAATAGGATCTCTTGTTAATGTTTTGGAATCAACTATTGCCAGAGAATCTGATTTTATCTTTCCAATTAAGGCAGGACCAGAAATAGGAGTAGCTTCTACTAAAGCATTTACGTGTCAGCTCTTAGTCCTTGTGATTATGGCAATATATGCTGGAAAAGTAAGAGGATATATTAATGAAGAGCAAGAAAGGGAATTAATTAGATCCCTTGTTGAAATTCCTCGTAAGATGTTTGATGTATTGCAGAACATTTATTCGCAAATAGAAAAATTATGTTGTGGATTAGCAAAGTGTCAAACTCTATTATATGTCGGGAGGGGGTCTAGTTATCCTCTGGCATTAGAAGGAGCGCTGAAAATAAAAGAGATTTCTTATCTTCATGCAGAGGGTTATGCGGCAGGTGAATTAAAACATGGTCCGATCGCTTTGATTACTGAAGGTACTTTTGTCATAGCTATAGCGCCTTATGATCGTTTTTTTCAAAAAACTCTATCTAATATACAAGAGATAGTAACGCGAGGAGGACGTGTCATTTTTATTACAGATGAAGAAGGGTTGAAAAGACAAGACTTTCCTTCTATAGAAACAATTGTGCTGCCTAGTATGGGTGAGATTGTTTCACCGATTGTTTTTTCCTTGCCAATTCAAATGATCGCTTATTGTACAGCTGTGTTGATTGGTACAGATGTTGATCAACCTCGCAATTTGGCCAAATCGGTAACCGTAGAATAG
- a CDS encoding DUF502 domain-containing protein — translation MKKKSFHTSISAKVRNNFFAGFIICAPIAITIWLSLSLIHWFDGFIVPYIPMQYNPEYYCDFSIPGFGLLVVIVGINIVGFFGRNLLGRFVFFLSESILNNTPIVRHLYKSTKQIIRTLLKEDSTSFKNACLVEYPSAGFWSLCFLTTEVKGEIKEKFSNIGCEDMVTVFIPPTPLPTAGMLVFVPRNKVIMLKMSAEDSAKMLISGGLLIPDNISYDAQPESNSVKK, via the coding sequence ATGAAAAAAAAATCTTTCCATACGTCTATTTCTGCGAAGGTTCGCAATAACTTTTTTGCTGGCTTTATTATATGTGCGCCAATTGCAATCACAATTTGGCTTAGTTTGTCTTTAATACATTGGTTTGATGGTTTTATCGTACCATATATTCCTATGCAATATAATCCCGAATATTATTGCGATTTTTCTATTCCCGGGTTTGGATTATTAGTCGTTATCGTTGGTATTAATATTGTTGGATTTTTTGGCAGAAATCTCTTGGGCAGATTTGTCTTTTTTTTAAGCGAATCTATTTTAAACAATACGCCTATTGTTCGGCATCTTTATAAAAGTACTAAGCAGATCATTAGGACTCTTCTCAAGGAGGATTCAACCTCTTTTAAGAATGCATGTCTTGTGGAATATCCTAGTGCTGGATTTTGGTCTTTATGCTTTTTGACTACAGAGGTTAAAGGCGAGATAAAAGAAAAATTTTCCAATATAGGCTGTGAAGATATGGTCACAGTCTTTATACCACCAACTCCTTTACCAACGGCTGGTATGCTCGTTTTTGTTCCTAGGAACAAGGTGATTATGCTTAAAATGAGTGCTGAAGATTCTGCCAAAATGCTGATATCTGGTGGGCTTCTGATCCCTGATAATATCAGTTACGATGCACAACCTGAAAGTAATTCTGTAAAAAAGTGA
- the recG gene encoding ATP-dependent DNA helicase RecG, giving the protein MRPSFLNPLFAPLSTFRGVGKKYSLFLSKIINCGNANETRFIDLLFYHPSSFIDRHYRPKISEISEERIVTITGYISQHSSFQLQKRRPYKILLNDGTGEITLLFFYRKTEMLKNVFFEGRKITVTGKIKKLKNRIIMVHPHYIFHNSQDVNFPLIEAVYSLPTGLSVDLFKKIIVEALSRLPVLPEWIEKDLLQKKSFPSIAEAFNIIHNPRKAKDFEWTSPARERLAYDELLAGQIALLLMRKQFKKEIGIPINVEGKIAQKILRNIPFSPTKSQESAIKDILQDMSQKNRMLRILQGDVGSGKTLVALIAMAAAVEAGGQAVIMAPIGILAQQHYEFIKKYTQNTQIIVEIITGNMPQAHRRKALERIAHGQAHIIIGTHALFQDSIQYYKLILVIVDEQHRFGVQQRLKLTQKATAPHVLLMTATPIPRTLVLTSLGDIDISKITEKPAGRKPIKTVIIPINRIDEVIERLKVVLSEGKKAYWICPQIEEKKESNFRSVVERFNSLHEHFTSSIAIIHGRMSDIDKESVMDSFKNGTCKLLIATTVIEVGIDVVDASIIIIENAEHFGLAQLHQLRGRVGRGEEISSCILLYHPPLSKNSYTRLSVLKNTEDGFLIAEEDLKQRKEGEILGIKQSGMPKFLIAQPELHDSLLEIARKDAKHILTQDPDLTSVRGQSIRILLYLYQYNEAFQFIRAG; this is encoded by the coding sequence ATGCGCCCTTCTTTTCTCAATCCCCTATTTGCTCCTTTATCAACTTTTCGAGGCGTTGGGAAAAAATATTCTTTGTTTTTATCCAAGATTATCAATTGTGGTAACGCAAATGAAACCCGTTTTATAGATCTCTTATTTTATCATCCTTCATCTTTCATTGACCGTCACTATCGTCCAAAAATTTCAGAAATTTCAGAAGAAAGAATAGTAACAATAACGGGTTATATTAGCCAGCATTCTTCTTTTCAACTTCAAAAAAGAAGACCCTATAAAATTCTCCTTAACGATGGAACTGGTGAAATTACCTTATTGTTTTTTTATAGAAAAACCGAGATGTTGAAAAATGTTTTTTTTGAAGGGAGAAAAATTACCGTCACAGGAAAAATCAAAAAACTCAAAAATCGCATTATCATGGTTCATCCTCATTATATTTTTCATAATTCTCAAGATGTAAACTTCCCGCTTATTGAAGCAGTTTATTCTCTCCCGACAGGCTTATCAGTAGATCTTTTCAAAAAAATTATCGTTGAAGCACTATCAAGATTACCCGTATTACCTGAATGGATAGAAAAAGATTTATTACAAAAGAAATCCTTTCCTTCTATAGCAGAAGCATTCAATATTATTCATAATCCCCGTAAAGCAAAAGATTTTGAGTGGACATCCCCAGCGAGAGAGCGACTTGCGTATGATGAATTATTAGCAGGACAAATTGCATTATTGTTAATGCGGAAACAATTTAAAAAAGAGATTGGTATTCCAATCAATGTTGAAGGGAAAATTGCTCAAAAAATTTTGCGAAATATCCCTTTTTCTCCAACAAAAAGTCAAGAATCCGCTATCAAAGATATTCTGCAGGATATGTCACAAAAAAATAGAATGCTCCGTATTCTACAAGGTGATGTAGGCTCTGGAAAAACACTGGTTGCATTAATAGCAATGGCAGCAGCAGTGGAAGCAGGAGGTCAAGCAGTTATCATGGCACCTATTGGGATTCTAGCACAACAACATTATGAATTTATCAAAAAATACACGCAAAATACCCAAATTATTGTCGAAATTATTACAGGAAATATGCCACAAGCCCATAGAAGAAAAGCACTAGAACGAATCGCTCACGGTCAAGCGCACATCATCATTGGCACTCATGCTCTTTTTCAGGATTCCATTCAATATTATAAACTTATTTTAGTTATTGTCGACGAACAACATCGTTTTGGAGTCCAACAACGTCTCAAATTGACTCAAAAAGCCACGGCTCCCCATGTTTTACTCATGACAGCCACTCCTATTCCCCGCACACTTGTTCTCACTTCTTTAGGGGATATTGATATTTCTAAAATAACGGAAAAACCTGCAGGCAGAAAACCTATTAAAACTGTTATCATTCCTATTAACAGAATAGACGAAGTCATTGAAAGACTCAAAGTTGTTTTATCAGAGGGTAAAAAAGCCTATTGGATTTGTCCTCAAATTGAAGAAAAAAAAGAATCAAACTTTCGTTCGGTAGTAGAACGCTTTAATAGCCTGCATGAACATTTTACCTCGTCTATTGCTATAATTCATGGACGCATGTCCGATATTGACAAGGAATCAGTAATGGATTCTTTTAAAAATGGAACATGTAAATTATTAATTGCAACAACCGTCATTGAAGTCGGAATCGATGTTGTTGATGCCTCAATTATAATCATAGAAAACGCAGAACATTTTGGACTCGCACAACTACATCAATTACGAGGACGCGTTGGACGCGGCGAAGAAATATCCAGTTGTATTCTCCTATATCATCCTCCTCTGAGCAAAAACAGTTATACAAGACTATCAGTATTGAAAAATACAGAAGATGGATTTCTGATTGCCGAAGAAGATTTAAAACAACGCAAAGAAGGAGAAATCCTCGGCATCAAACAATCTGGAATGCCTAAATTTCTTATTGCTCAACCTGAATTGCATGATTCTTTGTTAGAAATAGCACGTAAAGATGCCAAACATATTCTCACACAAGATCCAGATCTGACCAGTGTCCGAGGACAATCTATCCGAATACTTTTATATCTCTACCAATACAATGAAGCGTTCCAATTTATCAGGGCAGGATAA